The stretch of DNA CTCGGGGCGGTCGTCGTACTCCGCGCGCACCCGGCCGCCGTACGGGTAGATCGCGTCGTAACCGCCCCACAGGACACGGTTGTCGGCCGACAGCCGGAAGTAGTGGAACTGGTTCGCCGAGTCCCCGAGGCCCTGCCGGTTCTTCCAGCCGATCGACGCCATCTGCTCGGCGTTGAGCGGCTCGGTCATCAGGGCGTAGTCGTAGACCGGGACGGTGTACGAGCGCACCCGCTTGACCAGGTTGGGGAAGACGTTGGTGCCGAGCGCGACCCGGCGGGCCCTGATCCGGCCGTAGGGCGTACGCACGGACATTCCGTCGCCGTACGGCATCAGGGTCAGGGCGGGCGTGCGCTCGTAGACGCGCACGCCGAGGCGCACGCACGCCTGTTTCAGGCCCCAGGCGAGTTTGGCCGGGTGGACCATGGCGACGCCCCGGCGGTCCCACAGGCCGGCCTCGAAGGTCGGTGAGGCGACCTGCTCGCGCACCGCGTCCCGGTCGAGGAACTCGAAGCCCTCGGCCAGGCCCTGCTCCTGCATCTGCGCGTACCAGTCCTTCAGTTCCCGGGCCTGGTACGGCTCGGTGGCGACGTCGAGTTCGCCGGTGCGCTCGAACTCGCAGTCGATGGAGTGGCGGGCGACCGTCTCCTCGATGGCGTCGAGGTTGCGGGCGCCCAGCTCCTCCAGCTTGTGGATCTCCTCCGGCCAGCGGGTGAGACCGTTGGGCAGGCCGTGCGTGAGGGAGGCGGCGCAGAAGCCGCCGTTGCGGCCGGAGGCGGCCCAGCCCACCTCGCGGCCCTCCACCAGCACCACGTCCGTGGCGGGGTCGCGCTCCTTGGCGATCAGCGCGGTCCACAGTCCGCTGTACCCACCTCCGACCACCAGCAGGTCGCAGCTCTCGGCTCCGGTCAGCGCCGGCTCCGGGCGGGGCCTGCCGGGGTCGTCCAGCCAGTACGGGACCGGCTGGGCCTCGGAGAGGGATGTGGTCCAGTCGTGCTCACGGCTCATGGCGCCAGGGGCCATGATTTCAACTCCCTACAGAGTCAATTTCGTTGTTTCGGTGAGGCGGGTGTTACGCCTTCTGCCTGGTGCGGCGGCGGCCGATGGCCATGGAGCCCAGGACGAGCAGTACGGCGATGACGAACATGGCCGTACCGATGACGTTGATCTGGACGGGTGTGCCGCGCTGTGCCGAGCCCCAGACGAACATCGGGAAGGTCACGGTCGAGCCCGCGTTGAAGTTCGTGATGATGAAGTCGTCGAACGACAGCGCGAAGGCGAGCATCGCGCCCGCGGCGATTCCGGGGGCCGCGATCGGCAGGGTGACCCGGACGAAGGTCTGCACCGGTCCGGCGTACAGATCCTGCGCGGCCTGCTCCAGCCTCGGGTCCATCGACATCACACGCGCCTTGACGGCGACGACGACGAAGCTGAGGCAGAACATGATGTGCGCGATCAGGATGGTCCAGAAGCCGAGCTGCGCACCCATGTTGAGGAACAGGGTGAGCAGCGAGGCCGCCATGACCACCTCGGGCATCGCCATCGGCAGGAAGATCAGCGAGCTCACGGTGCCCCGCGCGCGGAAGCGGTAGCGGACCAGTGCGAAGGCGATCATCGTGCCGAGGGCGGTGGCGCCGACCGTGGCCCAGACGGCGATCTGGAGGCTGAGCGACAGCGATCCGCACATGTCGGCGACACCGCACGGGTCCTTCCAGGCGTCCATGGAGAACGCCTGCCACTGATAGTTGAAGCGGCCCTTCGGCTTGTTGAAGGAGAAGACCGTGACGACGATGTTCGGCAGGAGCAGGTATCCGAGCGTCAGCAGTCCGGCGATGACGACGAAGCGGCGCTTGAGCCAGTTGACGAAGGCCATTTAAACCAGATCCTCCGTGCCGGACTTGCGGATGTAGGTGGTGATCATGGCGAGGATCGCGGCCATGAGGATGAAGGACAGGGCCGCCGCCGTCGGATAGTCCAGGATCCGCAGGAACTGCGTCTGGATGACGTTGCCGACCATGCGGGTGTCGGTCGAGCCGAGCAGGTCCGCGTTGACGTAGTCGCCGGCCGCCGGGATGAAGGTCAGCAGCGTGCCGGAGACCACGCCCGGCATCGACAGCGGGAAGGTGACCTTGCGGAAGGTGGTGAACGGCTTGGCGTACAGGTCGCCCGCCGCCTCGTGCAGCCGCGGGTCGATGCGCTCCAGCGAGGTGTACAGCGGCAGGATCATGAACGGCAGGAAGTTGTACGTCAGACCGCACACCACCGCCATCGGGGTGGCGAGCACCCGGTCGCCGGCGGTCCAGCCGAGCCAGTTGGTGACGTCCAGGACGTGCAGCGTGTTGAGGGCGCCCACAACCGGGCCGCCGTCGGCGAGGATCGTCTTCCAGGCCAGGGTCCGGATCAGGAAGCTGGTGAAGAACGGCGCGATCACCAGGATCATGATCAGGTTGCGCCAGCGGCCCGCGCGGAAGGCGATGAGGTACGCCAGCGGGTAGCCGAGCAGCAGGCACAGGATCGTCGCGGAGGCCGCGTACAGGACCGAGCGGACGAACTGCGGCCAGTACTCGGACAGCGCGTGCCAGTAGGTCGCGAAATGCCAGGTGACCTTGTATCCCTGCTCCAGGGAGCCCGTCTGCACGGACGTGGACGCCTGGTAGATCATCGGCAGCGCGAAGAAGACGACCAGCCAGAGGATGCCGGGCAGCAGCAGCCAGTACGGCGTGAAGCGGCCCCGCCTGCGCGGCGGTCTCGTCTGCTGGGTGGCGGGCGGCGCGGGCGCCTCGGTGACGGCGGCCATCAGGCTGCGTCCTCCTCGACGCTCTCGACGCCCGCGTCTATGTCCTGCGCCGCGTCCAGCCCGAAGGTGTGGGCCGGATTCCAGTGCAGGACCACCTCGGCGCCGGGCACCAGGCGGGCGTCGCGGTCGATGTTCTGCGCGTAGACCTCGAACTCGGGACAGACAGGGCTGTCGATCACGTACTGCGTGGAGACGCCGATGAAGCTCGACTCGGAGATCCGGCCGGTGATGCGGTTGCGGCCGTCGGGGATCTCGCCCGCGTCGTCGGCGTGGGTGAGGGAGATCTTCTCCGGGCGGACGCCGACGAGCACCTTGCCGCCGGTCGTGGCCGGGGCGGAACAGCGCGCCTGGGGCAGGGTGAGCTTGCCGCCGCCCGCCTTCAGGACGATCTCCTCGCCGCTCCTGGCGTCGACCTCGGCCTCTATCAGGTTGGAGGTGCCGAGGAAGTTCGCCACGAACGTGGTCTGCGGGTTCTCGTAGAGGTCGGTGGGCGAGCCGAGCTGCTCCACCCGGCCGCCGTTCATCACGGCGACCGTGTCGGCCATGGTCATGGCCTCCTCCTGGTCGTGCGTGACGTGGATGAAGGTGATGCCGACCTCGGTCTGGATGCGCTTGAGCTCCAACTGCATCTGGCGGCGCAGCTTCAGGTCCAGGGCGCCGAGCGGCTCGTCGAGCAGGAGCACCTTGGGGTGGTTGATCAGCGCGCGGGCGACCGCGACGCGCTGCTGCTGGCCGCCGGAGAGCTGGTGCGGCTTCTTGCGGGCCTGCTCGCCCAGCTGCACCAGGTCCAGCATCTCCTCGACCTGCTTCTTCACCGACTTGATGCCGCGCCGGCGCAGACCGAAGGCGACGTTCTCGAAGATGTCGAGGTGCGGGAAGAGCGCGTAGGACTGGAAGACCGTGTTCACCGGGCGCTTGTACGGCGGCAGATGCGTCACGTCCTGGTCGCCGAGGTGGACGGTGCCCTGCGTGGGCTCCTCCAGTCCGGCGATCATGCGCAGGGTGGTGGTCTTGCCGCAGCCGGAGGCACCGAGCAGGGCGAAGAAGGACCCCTGAGGCACGGTCAGGTCCAGCGGGTGCACGGCGGTGAAGCCGCCGTAGCGCTTGCCGATCTGGGAGAGGCGGACGTCGCCGCTGTTGTCTTTCGTCGTCATTGTCGTCACGCCCCTGTGAGCTTCGCGAACTTCGCTTCGTAGGCCGCCTCTTCCTTGTCGCTCAGCGCGCGGAAGGAGTGGGACTTGGCCACCATGTCCTTGGTGGGGATGATCAGCGGGTTTTCCGCCGCCGACTTGTCGATCTTGGCCAGCTCCGCTTGTGCACCGTCGACGGGACTGATGAAGGCGGTGTAGGCACAGAGCTGTGCAGCGGTCAGAGGCCGGAAGTAGAAGTCGATCAACCGCTCGGCGTTCGCCTTGTGGCGAGCCCCGCGGGGAACGAGCAGGTTGTCGGTGGCCGTCGTGAATCCGGCTTCCGGCATGATGTAGTCGACGTTGGCGCTGTCCGCCTGGAGCTGGACGATGTCACCGCCCCAGGCAAGGCACACTGCGACGTCGCCCTTGGTCAGGTCGGACGTGTAGTCGTTGCCGGTGAAGCGGCGGATCTGCCCCTTGTCGACCGCCTTCTGGAGGCGGGCTATCGCCGCGTCGTAGTCGTCGTCGGTGAACTTCGCCGGGTCCTTGCCCATGTCGATCAGCATCATGCCCATGGTGTCGCGCATCTCCGACAGGAAGGCGACCCGCCCTTTGAGCTTGGGGTTGTCCAGCATGTCGGAGATCGACTTCACCTCGATGCCGTCGAGAGCCTTCTTGTTGTAGGCGATGACGTTCGAGACACCCTGCCACGGATAGGAGTAGGCGCGCCCCGGGTCCCAGTCCGGGCTGCGGAACTGCTCGGACAGGTTGGCGAAGGCGTGCGGCAGGTTCGCCGGGTCCAGCTTCTCCACCCAGCCCAGACGGATCATCCGCGCGGCCAGCCAGTCGGTGAGGACGATGAGGTCCCGGCCGGTGTCCTGGCCGGCGGCGAGCTCCGGCTTGACCTTGCCGAAGAACTCGTTGTTGTCGTTGATGTCCTCGTTGTACTTGACCTTGATGCCGGTCTGCTGGGTGAACGTGTCGAGCGTGGGGTGCTTCTTTCCGCTGTCGTCGACATCGATGTACACGGGCCAGTTGGAGAAGTTGAGGATCTTCTCCTTGGCCGAGTGGTCCTCCGCGGAGGTGCCACCCTGTGCCTGGCCGGCCGGGGGGATCCCGCAGGCGCTCAGCGCCCCGAGTCCCCCGACCGCGAGCGCGCCGCCCGCCGAGGCGCGCAGCATCGAGCGTCGGCTGAAGGAGGCCCTGCCGTTGCGGAAACTGCGCCGCACGGCGGCCAGCTGGGCCGGGGTGAGGCGGTCGGGCTCGTACTGCTCCATGCGCGTGGTGCCCTTTCGGGAAGGCCTGGTTCAAGGCCTGGTCGTTGCTATCGGTCCCCGAAGATCGTGCGGTGCCAGTCCTTGCGGGACACCGCCGTGTTGTCGAACATGACGTGCTTGATCTGCGTGTATTCCTCGAACGAGTACGAGGACATGTCCTTGCCGAAGCCGGACTGCTTATAACCGCCGTGCGGCATCTCGCTGATGATCGGAATGTGGTCGTTGACCCACACGCACCCCGCCTTGATCTCCCGCGTCGCGCGGTTGGCCCGGTAGACGTCCCGGCTCCACGCCGAGGCCGCCAGACCGTACGGAGTGTCGTTGGCCAGCCGAATCCCCTCATCATCACTGTCGAACGGCAGAACGACCAGCACCGGACCGAAGATCTCCGACTGGACGATCTCGCTGTCCTGCGCGGCGTCCGCGACGAGGGTGGGGCGATAGTACGCCCCGTTCTTCAGTTCGCCCTGGGGAGCCTCACCGCCGGTGACCACGCGCGCGTAGGCACGCGCCCGGTCGACGAAGCCGGCGACGCGGTCGCGGTGGACGTGCGAGATCAGCGGGCCGAGGTCGGTGCCGGGGGCGAACGGGTCGCCGAGCCGGACGGTCGCCATCAGGGCGGCCGTCCGTGCGACGAACTCCTCGTACAGGGGGCGCTGCACGTACGCGCGCGTGGCGGCCGTGCAGTCCTGCCCGGTGTTGATGAGCGCGCCCGCGACCGCGCCGTTGACGGCGGCCTCCAGATCGGCGTCGTCGAAGACCACGAACGGCGCCTTGCCACCGAGCTCCAGGTGCAGCCGCTTGACGCTCGCGGTGGCGATCTCGGCGACACGCTTGCCGACGGCGGTGGAGCCGGTGAAGGACGTCATGGCCACGTCCGGGTGGCCGATCAGGTGCTCGCCGGCCACCTTGCCGGTGCCGGTGACGATGTTGATCACGCCGTCCGGGATGCCCGCGTCGGTGGCGGCCTGGGCGAACATCAGCGCGGTCAGCGGGGTCAGCTCGGCCGGCTTGAGCACGATGGTGTTGCCCGCGGCGATGGCCGGGAGGATCTTCCAGGCGGCCATCTGGAGGGGGTAGTTCCAGGGCGCGATGGAGCCGACGACCCCGATGGGCTCACGGCGGACGTAGGACGTGTGGTCGCCGGAGAACTCACCGGCCGACTGCCCCTGCAGATGCCGGGCGGCGCCGGCGAAGAAGGCCGCGTTGTCGATCGTGCCCGGCACGTCGAACTCGCGGGTCAGCTTCAGCGGCTTGCCGCACTGGAGGGACTCGGCGCGGGCGAAGTCCTCCGCCCGGTCGGCGAGCACGGCCGCGAAGCGGTGCAGCGCGTCCGAGCGGTCGCCGGGCGTGGCGCCCGCCCAGCCGGGGAACGCCTCGCGCGCGGCGGCCACCGCGGCGTCGACGTCCTCGGGGCCGGCCAGTTCGTACGTGTAGACCTCCTCGCCGGTGGCAGGGTCGACGACCGCGTGGCTGCGGCCCGAGGTGCCCTTGGTCAGCCTTCCGGCGATGTACTGCGCACCGTCAGCGAAACGGTCCTGCGCCGGGAATCGGTCCGGGGTGGCGGTGCCCGGGTTGTGCATGTCGCTCTCCTCCGCCGTTGCCCCTCGGTCACCGAGGGCAGGTGGCGTAGCTCCAGCTCGATTTGAGTGC from Streptomyces sp. 6-11-2 encodes:
- a CDS encoding FAD-binding oxidoreductase → MAPGAMSREHDWTTSLSEAQPVPYWLDDPGRPRPEPALTGAESCDLLVVGGGYSGLWTALIAKERDPATDVVLVEGREVGWAASGRNGGFCAASLTHGLPNGLTRWPEEIHKLEELGARNLDAIEETVARHSIDCEFERTGELDVATEPYQARELKDWYAQMQEQGLAEGFEFLDRDAVREQVASPTFEAGLWDRRGVAMVHPAKLAWGLKQACVRLGVRVYERTPALTLMPYGDGMSVRTPYGRIRARRVALGTNVFPNLVKRVRSYTVPVYDYALMTEPLNAEQMASIGWKNRQGLGDSANQFHYFRLSADNRVLWGGYDAIYPYGGRVRAEYDDRPETYAKLAGHFFTCFPQLEGVRFTHAWGGAIDTCSRFSAFFGTAHQGKVAYAAGYTGLGVGATRFGAEVMLDLLAGRRTERTELEMVRKKPLPFPPEPFAWTGIALTKWSLARADEHGGRRNLWLRTMDRLGLGFDS
- a CDS encoding gamma-aminobutyraldehyde dehydrogenase, with translation MHNPGTATPDRFPAQDRFADGAQYIAGRLTKGTSGRSHAVVDPATGEEVYTYELAGPEDVDAAVAAAREAFPGWAGATPGDRSDALHRFAAVLADRAEDFARAESLQCGKPLKLTREFDVPGTIDNAAFFAGAARHLQGQSAGEFSGDHTSYVRREPIGVVGSIAPWNYPLQMAAWKILPAIAAGNTIVLKPAELTPLTALMFAQAATDAGIPDGVINIVTGTGKVAGEHLIGHPDVAMTSFTGSTAVGKRVAEIATASVKRLHLELGGKAPFVVFDDADLEAAVNGAVAGALINTGQDCTAATRAYVQRPLYEEFVARTAALMATVRLGDPFAPGTDLGPLISHVHRDRVAGFVDRARAYARVVTGGEAPQGELKNGAYYRPTLVADAAQDSEIVQSEIFGPVLVVLPFDSDDEGIRLANDTPYGLAASAWSRDVYRANRATREIKAGCVWVNDHIPIISEMPHGGYKQSGFGKDMSSYSFEEYTQIKHVMFDNTAVSRKDWHRTIFGDR
- a CDS encoding spermidine/putrescine ABC transporter substrate-binding protein gives rise to the protein MEQYEPDRLTPAQLAAVRRSFRNGRASFSRRSMLRASAGGALAVGGLGALSACGIPPAGQAQGGTSAEDHSAKEKILNFSNWPVYIDVDDSGKKHPTLDTFTQQTGIKVKYNEDINDNNEFFGKVKPELAAGQDTGRDLIVLTDWLAARMIRLGWVEKLDPANLPHAFANLSEQFRSPDWDPGRAYSYPWQGVSNVIAYNKKALDGIEVKSISDMLDNPKLKGRVAFLSEMRDTMGMMLIDMGKDPAKFTDDDYDAAIARLQKAVDKGQIRRFTGNDYTSDLTKGDVAVCLAWGGDIVQLQADSANVDYIMPEAGFTTATDNLLVPRGARHKANAERLIDFYFRPLTAAQLCAYTAFISPVDGAQAELAKIDKSAAENPLIIPTKDMVAKSHSFRALSDKEEAAYEAKFAKLTGA
- a CDS encoding ABC transporter permease — translated: MAAVTEAPAPPATQQTRPPRRRGRFTPYWLLLPGILWLVVFFALPMIYQASTSVQTGSLEQGYKVTWHFATYWHALSEYWPQFVRSVLYAASATILCLLLGYPLAYLIAFRAGRWRNLIMILVIAPFFTSFLIRTLAWKTILADGGPVVGALNTLHVLDVTNWLGWTAGDRVLATPMAVVCGLTYNFLPFMILPLYTSLERIDPRLHEAAGDLYAKPFTTFRKVTFPLSMPGVVSGTLLTFIPAAGDYVNADLLGSTDTRMVGNVIQTQFLRILDYPTAAALSFILMAAILAMITTYIRKSGTEDLV
- a CDS encoding ABC transporter permease — translated: MAFVNWLKRRFVVIAGLLTLGYLLLPNIVVTVFSFNKPKGRFNYQWQAFSMDAWKDPCGVADMCGSLSLSLQIAVWATVGATALGTMIAFALVRYRFRARGTVSSLIFLPMAMPEVVMAASLLTLFLNMGAQLGFWTILIAHIMFCLSFVVVAVKARVMSMDPRLEQAAQDLYAGPVQTFVRVTLPIAAPGIAAGAMLAFALSFDDFIITNFNAGSTVTFPMFVWGSAQRGTPVQINVIGTAMFVIAVLLVLGSMAIGRRRTRQKA
- a CDS encoding ABC transporter ATP-binding protein; this encodes MTTMTTKDNSGDVRLSQIGKRYGGFTAVHPLDLTVPQGSFFALLGASGCGKTTTLRMIAGLEEPTQGTVHLGDQDVTHLPPYKRPVNTVFQSYALFPHLDIFENVAFGLRRRGIKSVKKQVEEMLDLVQLGEQARKKPHQLSGGQQQRVAVARALINHPKVLLLDEPLGALDLKLRRQMQLELKRIQTEVGITFIHVTHDQEEAMTMADTVAVMNGGRVEQLGSPTDLYENPQTTFVANFLGTSNLIEAEVDARSGEEIVLKAGGGKLTLPQARCSAPATTGGKVLVGVRPEKISLTHADDAGEIPDGRNRITGRISESSFIGVSTQYVIDSPVCPEFEVYAQNIDRDARLVPGAEVVLHWNPAHTFGLDAAQDIDAGVESVEEDAA